One segment of Candidatus Thermoplasmatota archaeon DNA contains the following:
- a CDS encoding class I SAM-dependent methyltransferase, whose protein sequence is MAKKSKGIHDIFLRTLEKIIATNFFGRIYTKFFEKMTLDEFGMAGIEKNCKVLHIGCGAVPNTLLVLAMNTDASFVGIDRDKKAVERAKDMVDRYGLGNKIHIMEGDAMSYPTDVFDVIVISLGVEPREKVFEKIRKEAKNNTKIVARKPWDFMDKIYGREEFVSRGFKIIKTFNRPDFIKSMLLVKADLE, encoded by the coding sequence ATGGCAAAGAAAAGCAAGGGCATTCATGACATTTTTCTTCGTACCCTCGAAAAGATTATTGCAACAAATTTTTTTGGCAGGATATATACAAAATTCTTTGAAAAAATGACACTGGATGAATTTGGAATGGCTGGAATAGAAAAAAACTGCAAAGTTTTGCACATTGGATGCGGGGCAGTACCAAATACGCTCTTGGTACTTGCCATGAACACGGATGCATCCTTTGTAGGTATTGACAGGGACAAAAAAGCTGTTGAAAGAGCAAAAGATATGGTGGACAGATACGGGCTGGGCAACAAGATACATATAATGGAAGGGGATGCCATGTCATATCCTACTGATGTTTTCGATGTAATTGTTATTTCTCTAGGTGTTGAACCAAGAGAAAAAGTGTTTGAAAAGATAAGGAAAGAAGCAAAAAACAATACAAAAATTGTTGCAAGGAAACCGTGGGATTTCATGGATAAAATTTACGGCAGGGAAGAATTCGTTTCTCGCGGATTTAAAATAATTAAAACATTCAACCGACCGGATTTCATAAAATCGATGCTTCTAGTAAAGGCAGACCTGGAATAA